In Spiroplasma chinense, the DNA window ATACACATAAATAAATGAAAATGTACTTTTAGTTTCAAAGATTGTTTATATAATTAGAAGCTAATAAAATAATTTAAAAGTCTACAGTTTTGCTTATTATGTGTGAGCGATTTGTAGACTTTTTTATTGAAAGAAGAAAGGTTTAATAATTGAATGAGAAAAGAAAGTGATGATAAGCAATTATCATTAATGAGTAAAGAGGAAAGAGAAGAAGCAAAAGAAATAATAAGTGATATAAAAGTAAACAGTGAATTTAGCAAAGGCAAAGTTAATTTAAATTTAATGATTCACAGTTTAAAGAAATTTAATAATAAAAAAAATGAATTTATAAATAGTTATCCTTTAATGGCCTATTCTGTAAAAAGAATATTATATGCATTTTTAACATTGTATTTTGCAATAGCTGTTGTATATATTTTATTAAATATAGTTACAAATGATGCAATGTACATTCAAGATATTGATTTAAATAAATGAAAAATTAGATTTGGATCAGAAGAGTATTTCAATCTTATAAATAATCGAAAAAGATTATTAGGGGTTGATGGTTCAGTTTTAAAACAAATATTAATATATTGAAGAAATGTAACGCCATTTATACCAAAGAAAATTATATTGGATCCATTTTACCAAGCTGATGGAACTATTACAGGAACTACAGTTACTAAGTATTTTTACTTAGGTGTAATTTTTAATAGTAGTTCTGGATATGCAACTGGAACTCTGGTTGAAAAAGTAATGTCATTAAGTATGCCAGTATCTTTTAAACTAGGAGCGATTTCAACTGCAATTGCTTTTCTTATTGGAGTACCTATAGGAATATATGCTGCTTTAAATAAAGAAAATGCAAAAGATAATTCAATTACAGGTTTTTGTTTATTGATGTTTGCCTTACCAGCATTGGTTATTGTTAGGTTATTTTATCAATTTGTAATTTATTACTTGGGAGCTGGTTCACTATGAGCTGGGTCTACTTTATATACTCAAATGTTTCCTGTGATACTGTTAATACTATTGACAGTACCTGGAATTATCTTTCAAACAAGAAGGTACATAATTATAGAAATGAATGCAGATTATACAAAATTTGCGTTATCAAAAGGAATGACAAATAGATATGTGTTCTTTATACATATATTTAGAGTTGCTGGAATTGCAATTATTCGTAGTATACCAGCTGCTTTAATTGCCAATTTATTTGGCTCTAGTTTGTTGGTTGAACAAAGTTGAAACGTTTTGGGAATGGCAAATATTACAATTAGTGCCATTTCAAGTAATGATATATTTTTAATTTTGGGTATTGTGTTTATTAGTGCATCTGTCTCGCTATTTTTAAGTTTGATAAGTGACCTTTTAATTACAATACTTGACCCAAGAGTCAAGTTAATTGAGAAAAAAGGGAGTTAACATGGAAGTTATTTTAAACAAGAATGCGAACTATGATTTTGAAAATTTAGATTTAGATTTGTTTGAAGTAGTTGGTATTGATAAAGAAATTTCAGAAAGAATTATTACAAAATCTTATGGATATTGAAAATCAGTATTTATTAAAGTTTTTAAAAATCCTGTATTCATAATTTCTCTGATTGCTATTTTAGTTGTAATTGTTTGTAGTGCAACAATAGCTCTTGGAGAATATGCAATTCCAACTTATCCAGATGGTGAAATAAATGCAGCACCTTCATCAGAACATTGGTTTGGAATTGGAAAAATGGGAGAAGATCTTTGAAATAAAACATGAATTGCTACAAGAACAACATTGATATTTACTTTAGTTATAGTATTGATTGAAGTTATTCTTGGAATAGTTATAGGTTCAATTTGGGGTTACAACACCAGATTTGATATTTGGTTTATTGAAACAATTAGATTTATTTCAATTGTTCCTCAATTAATTTTATGACTGTTTATTATATTCTTGTTTGCTGGAAATAAAGGTTTGTGGGTAGCTGTTTTAGCAGTTTCTATTACAAATTGAATAGGGCTTGCCTCCTTAATAAGATTTCAAATCTTATTAAATAAAAGTCGTGAATTTAATATAGCATCAAAGGTCTTAGGTTCGAATGGTGAAAAAATAATTAGAAAAAATATTTTACCTTCAATCTTACCAATTGTTATTCAGTCAATAGCATTTTCAATTCCAGCTGCAATCGGAATTGATGCTTCACTTGCCTTTCTTGGTTTTGGTTTTGTATCAGCATCTGATGCAAAATCAGCCTCACTAGGTTCGTTATTAACAGATTTGCTTAGTGGTTCTGATTGACAAGTAGCGCCCCATCTTTTAATTGTCCCGGTAGGATTTATTGGTGGATTAGCATTGGCATTTTATGTGGCTGGAAAAATATTTGCAGACTCATTAGATCCAAAAAATCATAGATAAAAATAATAGAAATATGTCAAAAAAATAATAATCAAAAAGATAGAAAAGAAGGAAAAAAGAAAAGAATAAATAAAACGAAAGAAAAAAGGAAAAAATTATGGAAATAAAATTAAAAAGAATTTTAAGTGCATTTGCTGCTTCCTCCATTATTGCAACAACCACAACCTCAGTTGTGGCTTGTCAATTGGGGGGGTTTAATTTTAATGCAATTAGAAATAGAAAAGTGAATACAAAAGAATATTTAGACTATTTTCAAACACCACCAGAAGTTTGAAGTCCAATTGTATCTGCAAGTAGAAGTGATTCTATGTATCTTGCGAATATATTTGCAACAATACTATCTGTAGATGAATATGGGAGAACTTATGGAGATTTAGTTGAGTCTGGATTTACCAGTGCTCATTCTAGTGATGGTGGAAAGAGTTTATATGTAGGAGCAGATAGTAATTCTGCAACTGTAAACCTTTCAAAATGAAAATACAAATTTAGAAAAGAAGCAAAATGATTTAAAGCTGATGGAACTGCAGTTAGAGATATCAAACCAAGCGATATTTTAAACAGTGCAAAATACGTTTTAAATCCTGCAAATACTGTCCCTAACTTATTTTTGTGAAGACAGTTTATAAGAGGAGCTAGTGAGTTATATACATACTTTGAAAATAACGCATCAGCTTCAATGGACCAAGCTTTGAAAGCGGTTAAAGAAGGTTTCACATTTACAAAAGATGGGGTAACTACAACAATTGACCCAGTAGAAGGTGGTTTTGGAATAATTGTTGATGACACAGAAAATACTGTAGAGTTTAATTTATTAAAACCTTCACCGTATTTTGAGTCATTGTTAACTTATAGTGTATTTAGTCCCACACCAATAGAAAACTATGCCCAAGGTGAAACAGGTAAAGTTGTTGACCCTTCAAAAACATTGTTTTCAGGTCCATATTTAGTAAGTGGTGATCCAAGAAGTGGTTCTACAATGGATTATGTGAAAAATAATGGTTATTATTTTGCAGATAAAACTGAAATTGAAAAATTAACATATAAAAAAGTTTCAACAGTAACTTCAGACTTAGGTAGAACTATGTTTGAAACTGGAGAAACTTTACAATACGGTATAAATCCAAATGATGCTGTAGGGTGAGATAGATATGTTGGTAAAGATTTAGATAAACCAAATATTGATGAAGTATCTGTTGGTAAACCGATGAATACCACTTCATATATATTGTCTTATAACATGAACTACAAAAGTGGTGATGTAACTGATCAAAAATTAATTGATGGAAGTAGATTGTTGCAATCTAAAGCTGCCAGAATATTGCTTAATACAGGTTTCAACAGAAGTGTAGTTACAAAATATTTTTCAGCTAAATATGATACAGATCCAAATGTATCACAAAATATTAGAAATACATTTTCACCTCCAGAACTATCAGAGTATGGTGGAATAGATTATGTTAAAAGAGTGGAAAATGCTGTTAAAGAAAAGTTTCCAAAAGCTGCTGCTATAAGTGATTTTAGTTTAGATGATGGAAATGAAATATTGCTAGGGAAACAAGATTTATATACAGATTATGCAACACGTGCACAACTAACAACAGATGTACAAGCTTTTGTTGACTCAAACCAGTTAACTAAAAACTCAAGAGGAAAGGTTGAATTAAGATGAGTTGCTTCAGATTCTTCAAATACAACATTAAACCCATACATAACAAGAGCGGTGGCTCAATTTAATGAAATACCAAATAACCCAATAGAAATAAATTTTGACATCCTAAACAATGCAGATTATATGACTGCATATGGTGCAGGAGACTTTCATTTATTCCAAATTGGATGAATCCCAGATTATAATGATCCAGGAACTTTCTTGGGAGCATTGATTATTGATGGAGATTTAATTAGATTTACAGGTCTTTCAACAATTGATTCAAGTAATAATCCATTGTTGTTACCTAGAAATAATCCAAGCGAAGGTATGAGAAAAGAAAATCTGTCATACGTGATAAATGACACTTTTAAAACAACAGAAAGTGATGATGTTGTAACTTTTGCAGAGGATTACACAGATAAATTCTTAGAAATTGATGGAGCATCAACTTATGATCCATTGTATAGATTTGATGGGTTTGGAAAAATAGAAGCAGAAGCAATATACGAAAACTTCTTAATCTTACCTAACTTTACAAATGCAGCTCCAATCACTTATTCAATATCATTTGTTAGACCGTTTACTTATGGTTATGCAACTTATGGTATAAGTTCAGAAAAAATATTTACATATAGAATTAACGAACAACTTTGAACTAAGGAACAAAATGATGAATATAGACATATATTCAGAGCAGAAAAAGCAATTATAGACTTAGATCCAAGTTATAAAAAAGATGGAAACATCTTCTTTAGGAAATAGAAGGGAAATGAAATAATGAAAAAACTCTTATCGATTATAGGTTCAATAGGGCTTTTAACTTCAACTAGTGTAATAGTTGTAGCTTGTGGTGTTGATGCAAATCAACCAACTTATGTTATTGCTCCTTCTAACCACACTCATTATGTATTAGTAGGCAAAACTATAATTAGTGATGTTTACGTTGGAGGATATGTAACTGATGTGGAACTTGTTGCAGTATCTTCAGATGAAGAAATTTTAAAAGTTGAAATTAAAGATACTGTTGAATTAAAAGATGAAACTGAAGATGAACCAGTAACTGTTGCTTCTAAAAAAGTGAGACTCGAAATTACAGGTGTCAAAATTGGAGAAGCGTCTATAAAACTTACATATGGTAGTGCTTTAGAAAAAACTTTAAGTTTAAAGGTTGTAGCATCTTAGTGTATTTAAATAATTATTAAGAAACTATATTTATAAACAAGGTGTAGTTTGAATATTATTAAAAACACTAACATGAAAATTGTTAGTGTTTTTAAATGATAAAAAATTTTTACAAGAAAGGTAAGAAAAATGAATGAAAGAAAGATATTGATAGTTGATGATGTTGAAGTAAAGTTCAGAGTTAGAAACAAAGTCTTAAAAGCTATTAGAGGCGTATCTTTTGATTTATACGACCAAGAGATTTTAGCAATTGTTGGAGAATCTGGGAGTGGTAAATCAGTTATTACAAAAACATTCACAGGAATGTTAGAGAGTAATGGATGAATAAGTAGTGGTTCAATAACTTATTTTCCTTCAGATGATGAAGGAAATATTAAACCAACTGACTTGGTAAATACTCAAAGACAAATAACAGAACCTCAAACGAAAAAATTTATATTGAAAAACTGTAAAAAAATAATAAAGCAATTAGAAAAAAGAAAAAAACTTATATTAGAGACTTCTGTAGAGAAAAGAAAAGAGTTAACAGAAAAGTACAACTTAAAAGCAGATGAAATTGCTTTAAAAAAAATGAAGAATGAAAACGCTTTTAAGGAGTCATGGTTTTCTAGGTTTACAATCAACAAACTTGAAAAAAGAATAACTCAAAATAAATTTATTTTAGATCTGGGTGATGAAGATTTTAAAAAAACAGAATTAAATAAAATTGAATATGAATTAACTGAAGTTTTAAAAGATTATACTCAGTTTACAAGTATTAGTTTTATTAAAAAGTTTTCAATAGGAAAAGCAATTAAAATAATGGGCAATCGTTTTTCTCAACAAACTAGTCTAACAGAAAAAGAAATAAAATTTATAAATAAAAAATTTAAACTTAAAAAATACAATTCTAAATTAATTATGGATTTAAATGAATTATATAAAGAACTTTTAGAGAATAATTTTGAACAATATGAAAGTTTTAAAAGTGTTGAAGATGATTGAAAGAAAATAAAAAATTTAAATTTTATAAACAGGAAAAGAGCTAATAAAGAAATTACTAAAATTAGAGGGAAAACTATTGCCACTATTTTTCAAGACCCAATGACTTCATTAAATCCTTTATTGTCTGTAGGTTTTCAAATTTGTGAGGTTTTAAAAAAACACAGAAATTTGTCAAAAAATGCGGCTAAAAAAGAGGCTATAAATTTACTAGAAAAAGTTGGAATACCAAATCCTGAAAAAAGATTTAAAGATATACCTAGTATGTATTCTGGTGGAATGAGACAAAGAGTTGTTATTGCAATTGCTTTGGCTTGTAGACCTAAAATTTTGATTTGTGATGAACCAACAACTGCATTGGATGTAACTATTCAAGCGCAAATATTGGAGTTGATTCGAAACTTACAAAAAGAATATAACTTTGCAATAGTTTTTATAACTCATGATTTAGGAGTTGTAGCATCAATTGCTACAAGAATTATGGTTATGTACTCAGGTCAAGTTGTAGAAAAAGGTACAGTTGATGAAATATTTTATAATTCAATGCACCCATATACTTGAGCTTTATTATTATCTTTACCTCAATTAGGAACAAAAGGTGAAGAACTTTATTCTATAGAAGGTACTCCTCCTTCATTATTTTCAAAAATTTTAGGTGACTCATTTGCTCCTAGAAATAAACTTGCTTTAAAAATAGATTATATACATGAGCCTCCATTATTCAAAATTTCAGAAACACATTTTGTAAAATCTTGATTGTTAGATAAAAGAGCTCCTAAAATTGAAAAACCAAAAGAGTTAGTTAATTTACATAACTTCATAAAAAAACAGGAAGGAATAAAATTAAATAATGAACAATAAAGAAGAACTTTTAAACATTAGAGACATAGTGGTTCAATTTAGACGAAAAGGTAAAAAGAACAATGCTGTCAAAAATGTAAGTTTAGATATTTATAAAGGTGAGGTTTTTGGTTTAGTTGGAGAATCTGGAAGTGGAAAAACAACAATAGGGAGAGCGATTGTAGGAGTACAAAGTATTCTTGATGGTTCTATTTATTTAGAAGATCAATTAATTGCTGGTAATCCTACAAGTATATATAAATTAAATAAGCAAATTTTCAAAAGTATTAAAGAAATTCAAGTGAGAATAAATGCAATCTTAAGCTTGCATTCAGAACTTATATCAATTATAGAAAATAAACTTTTAAAAGATGAAGAACCCAAAAGTAGTAAAAAAATTTCAAATATTATTGAGTACTTTAAAAACAAAATTGATTTGTTTATACATTTAACTTCTAGTGGATTAAATTATTTAAATAAAATAATTACAAACTTTGAAAGAATAAATAGATTTACAACAAATATAGGTGTTTATATACAAGAAGTTTCAAAAGAGTTAGAAGAAACTATTATTTTAAAAAACACACAAACAAAACAAACTGTTATCTCAATTAAGGAAAGGTTTGTTTCTGGATACTTTAGTTTTAAAGAAATATTACAAATTTTAGTAACTTGACAAAAAGAAACTAAAGATAAAACTATTACAAAAAGTATTCCTATAATTGAAATAATAAAAAAATTAAAAAGTGTTTCTGAAATTTTTGGAGAATTAAATGATGGTTACAAAGAACTTATTGATGCTGAAAAAGAGAATTTAGTGTTATCTGCCCCTCTTAGAAAAAGAAACAGGGCTTTACAAAAGTATTATGACCTTGTATTTATTAGGAGAAAAAACTTTTTTGATGAAGCAACAAGACAATTAGAAACCATTAAAGATAGTAATGATGCAAGAGAACTTAAAAAATACTTGAAAGATTTTTGAACTAAAAAGAATATGAATTTAAAAGTGTGTAAAAAAATATTTTCTTACATTGAAAAGCAAAATGCTTCAAGAGATAAGTTGAATTCTATGGTAGGTCAACTTAAAAAAACTTTATTTGAAAGACAATTAAAAGACTATATAGTCTCAAATAGAAAAAGTGATTTAGTAAAGTTAGATAATTTAAAAAAACAATTTAAATATATATTAAATGTAATTAAGAAGAATGTAATTAAAGATGAACAAGCAATAAATAAGTATCTTGAATGGAAACCAGACAAGATGCTTATTGAAGGAGAAAAAAAAGAACAAGTACTTAAATTTATTGAGTACTTAGAATTACCTTCAATAGATGAAAAAGTTAAAGAATCATTTCTTTTTAGGAAAAGAACTAAAAAAGAGAAAAAAATGAATAGAAAAAATACACAGATGATTTTTCAAGATCCAGGTTCATCTTTAAATGACAAAATGTCAGTTACTGAAATACTGTCTGAAGGAATAAATAACTTTAGATTTCTATACAATTCATTACAAGCAAAACAAGAATTTGTAGATGAATATAACAAAAGAGAAAATACCAGTATTTCAGTTAAAGATGTTAAAGCAAAAGATGTGAAAAAGAACTTAATTTTAAATTTGATGGAGTCAATTGGACTGCTTCCTGAACATTTAACAAGATATCCTCATGAATTTTCTGGAGGTCAAAAACAAAGAATAGGGATAGCTAGAGCTTTATCATTAAAACCAAAATTAATTGTAGCTGATGAACCCATTAGTGCTTTGGATGTTTCGATTAGATCACAAGTTTTAAACTTGTTTAAAAAATTTAAAGAAGAATATAGTTTAACTTATGTTTTCATTACCCACGATTTGTCAGTTGTTAAGTATTTTGCAGATAGAATTGCAGTTATTTATCAAGGAAAAATTGTTGAACTAGCCTCTACTGAGGAATTATTTTCCAATCCTTTACATCCATATACAAAATCATTGCTTAGTGCAATACCAATACCAGACCCAATTTTGTCAAAACAAAAGACTATCAAAGTTTACGACGCAGAAAGTGAACATTATGATTATCAAGTTGATATTCCTTATTTTGAAGAGGTGAAAAAGGGGCATTTTGTTTATGCCAATAAAAGAGAAATTAAAAGCATGAATGATGCTTAGAAAATACCCAATATCAAAAAAAGACTATGAAATGGTCTTTAAAATTGATATGGGTATTTTTTTGTTTTTTTAAATCATATTTACTTAACCTGGCCCTTTAAAAATTTGTCAAAAATAGATATAATGTTATTGTATTCGGAGGACCGAAAACTAACATAAGTTAGTTAAAAATTATATCAATCTCAGAATAAGGATGAGAGGAGGGTTTACATGAGCGATGTAAAACCTGGCCAAAAAGTCCTTGTTCATGCATATAAACACAACGAGAATCTTTATCGTTCTTGAGAGAACGTAAGAGTTCTTGAAGAAACTGATGAAGTTTTAGTATTAATTAACGAAGAGGTTTTGATAACAGAATTAAATGGTAGAAAATGAAAAACTAACGAACCTGCAATTTGGTTCTTTTTAAAAAAAAGTTGATACAACATTATATGTATGTTTAAGGAAAAAGGTATAAATTATTATTGTAATTTAGCTTCACCTTATGTCTTTGAGGCAAATACAGTTAAATATATTGATTATGATTTAGATGTTAAAGTCTTTAATGATCATAGTTTTAAAATATTAGATTTAAAAGAATTTAATAGAAATAGAATTTCTTACAATTATTCAAGAACAATAGTTGAAACTGTATGAGAAGGCATAGATGAACTAAAAAAAATGATTAAAGATAAGAGAGATTACTTTAATCACGATTATGTTAGAGAAGTATGGCAAAAATTTCTCGATTTAAAAGAACAAGATGAAATGTAAAAAATCGATTTAAATCGATTTTTTTATTTATGTACTGATCCTAAAAGGGTTGCATTTGTAATATCTTGTGCAAATTCAAAGGGAGTTTTATAGTGAATATCAATTGTAACTTCATGTACTCTTTTGAAAATCTTTTCAAAGAATCACTTATTATTCTCAGCCACACTTCCTCCAATTACTATCATTTCTGGATTTATAAAGTAAATTGCTGTTGAAAATAATTGCACTAATCTATCTTCAACTTCTTTAAAGTAGTCTATAACTATTTGGTTTTTACCTTCAATTAGTAACTCAAAAGCTTCTCTTGCATCTTTTACATCAACTCCACGAGTTTTTAAAACTCTTGGAATATTTATTCCACTAGCTAAATATTCAATTCCAGTTCTTTGTTGGTCTTCGCCAGTTAAAGTGGGATTTGCATTTGCCACTTCACATGCAGTATATGAAAAACCATTGTGAATTTGATTGTTTATTACAAGTCCTGCTCCAATTCCCGTTGAAACTGTAAAATACAACAAACTTGTTTTATTTCTTATTAAAGCTTGACCAAGTCCTGCAACATTTGCATCATTATTAAACAGTACTTCAACATTATATTTATCTTCAAAGTATTTTTTGATTTCTAAATCTTGTCAATCTGGTAAGTTAGGTGTTATTAAGATTTTACCTTCTTTTATATCTGCAGGTCCAGGACAACAAAGTCCTATTAATTCTAAAGTTTCATTTTTTTGTTCTCTTTCGATGTATTTATCAATCTTTCCTAAAGTTTCTTTTCAATCTTCTTTGTTTGTATCAAAAATTTCTATATCTATTACTTTTTTTTCTTTAATTTTTGCAACTCTAACAGAGGTTGCTCCAATATCTATTCCAATTTTCATAAATCTCTCCTTATATAAACATATTATAATGCAAAAACTAAAAAAGTTTGTTAATAGCGATTTAAAAGCCTTAAGAGGGAAATAACTATATTAAAAAGTTGTTTTCTTTTTATTAATTATTTAATAATATAATTAAATTTCCTTTTTTCAAGTAAAATTTATAGAGATAAAAACTTATAGAGATGGGGTCACTTTTATGGACAAAACAAAAATAAGAAACTTTAGTATAATTGCCCATATTGATCATGGAAAATCAACTTTAGCTGATAGAATTCTAGAATTAACAGGAGCTGTTGATAAAAGAGATATGCAAGCTCAACTTTTAGATTCTATGGATATTGAAAGAGAACGTGGAATTACAATTAAATTAAACTCAATTCAACTTAAATACAAAGCAAAAGATGGACAAGAGTATATCTTTCATTTAATAGATACTCCTGGTCACGTTGACTTTACATATGAAGTTTCAAGAAGTTTAGCTGCTTGTGAAGGTGCTTTACTTGTGGTTGATGCTTCTCAAGGAATAGAAGCACAAACACTTGCAAACGTTTATTTAGCACTTGATAATGATCTAGAAATAATACCTGTAATTAATAAGGTAGACTTACCTGCAGCAGAACCTGAAAGAGTAAAAGAAGAAATTGAAAATGTAATTGGAATTGATTGCTCAAATGCACCAATGATTAGTGCAAAAACAGGATTAAATGTTGAAGACGTTTTAGAAGCAATTGTTAACTTTATTCCAGAACCTTTAGATGCAGATGATACAAAACCTTTAAAAGCTTTAATCTTTGACTCATACTATGATAAATATAGAGGGGTTATGGCATCAATTAGAATTGTTGAAGGAACAGTAAAAGTTGGACAAACAATTAAAATGATGCAATCTGGAGCAGAATATGAAGTTACTGAACTTGGGGTTAAAACTCCTTTTGAAGTAAAAAAACAAAGTTTAGAAGCTGGAGAAGTTGGTTGACTTGCAGCTTCTATCAAAACTGTAAGAGATGTAGCTGTTGGTGATACTATTACCACTAAAGAAAATGGTGCAAAAGAGCCATTAGCTGGTTATAAACAATTAAATCCAATGGTATTTTGTGGAATTTATCCAGTAGATACAGCAAGATATAAAGATTTAAAAGAAGCTCTAGAAAAAATCAGTTTAAGTGATGCAAGTTTAGTTTATGAAGCGGAAAGTTCTCAATCACTTGGTTTTGGTTTCCGTTGTGGATTTTTAGGATTACTTCACATGGATGTTATTCAAGAAAGGCTTGAAAGAGAATATGACTTAACTTTAATTGCAACAGCACCATCAGTTATTTATAAAGTAACTCAAACTGATGGAGAAATAGTGGAAATTGATAACCCTGCATTTTTACCTGATCCTCAAAAAATCAACTTTATTGAAGAACCTTTTGTAAAGGTTTCAATAATGACACCAGATACTTATTTAGGTGATTTAATGGGATTATGTCAAGATAAAAGGGGAAATTACGTAAATATTGATTATATTGACGATACTAGAAGAAACCTTATTTATGAAATGCCTTTAAATGAAATAGTATTTGATTTTTT includes these proteins:
- a CDS encoding ROK family protein translates to MKIGIDIGATSVRVAKIKEKKVIDIEIFDTNKEDWKETLGKIDKYIEREQKNETLELIGLCCPGPADIKEGKILITPNLPDWQDLEIKKYFEDKYNVEVLFNNDANVAGLGQALIRNKTSLLYFTVSTGIGAGLVINNQIHNGFSYTACEVANANPTLTGEDQQRTGIEYLASGINIPRVLKTRGVDVKDAREAFELLIEGKNQIVIDYFKEVEDRLVQLFSTAIYFINPEMIVIGGSVAENNKWFFEKIFKRVHEVTIDIHYKTPFEFAQDITNATLLGSVHK
- the lepA gene encoding translation elongation factor 4; translated protein: MDKTKIRNFSIIAHIDHGKSTLADRILELTGAVDKRDMQAQLLDSMDIERERGITIKLNSIQLKYKAKDGQEYIFHLIDTPGHVDFTYEVSRSLAACEGALLVVDASQGIEAQTLANVYLALDNDLEIIPVINKVDLPAAEPERVKEEIENVIGIDCSNAPMISAKTGLNVEDVLEAIVNFIPEPLDADDTKPLKALIFDSYYDKYRGVMASIRIVEGTVKVGQTIKMMQSGAEYEVTELGVKTPFEVKKQSLEAGEVGWLAASIKTVRDVAVGDTITTKENGAKEPLAGYKQLNPMVFCGIYPVDTARYKDLKEALEKISLSDASLVYEAESSQSLGFGFRCGFLGLLHMDVIQERLEREYDLTLIATAPSVIYKVTQTDGEIVEIDNPAFLPDPQKINFIEEPFVKVSIMTPDTYLGDLMGLCQDKRGNYVNIDYIDDTRRNLIYEMPLNEIVFDFFNKLKSISKGYASFDYELIGYKSSKLVKMDILLNGDIVDALSTIVHRDFAYHRGKILTEKLKEIIPRQNFEVPIQAAIGGKIIARETIKAMRKNVLAKCYGGDISRKKKLLEKQKEGKKRMKAIGSVEVPQEAFIAVLKLDD